One segment of Massilia sp. Se16.2.3 DNA contains the following:
- a CDS encoding flagellar protein FlaG, which yields MLQPVNAGNPSAVAGNSARPLVDGAAKAGAPAAVAPGMPVQAGKKAEHIELGNAVADLNKVAQAASQGVRFSIDEDTGRTVVKVVDTQTDKVLRQIPTIEALKLWRSIEQMQGVMLRDKA from the coding sequence ATGCTGCAACCTGTAAATGCTGGAAACCCTTCGGCCGTCGCTGGCAACAGCGCACGGCCGCTTGTCGATGGCGCGGCGAAAGCGGGCGCGCCGGCGGCGGTCGCACCCGGCATGCCGGTCCAGGCCGGCAAGAAAGCCGAACATATCGAGCTGGGCAATGCTGTTGCCGACCTCAACAAGGTAGCCCAGGCCGCGTCGCAAGGCGTGCGCTTCTCGATCGACGAAGACACGGGCCGCACCGTGGTCAAGGTGGTCGACACCCAGACCGACAAGGTGCTGCGCCAGATCCCGACGATCGAGGCCTTGAAGCTGTGGCGCTCGATCGAGCAAATGCAAGGCGTAATGTTGCGCGACAAGGCGTAA
- a CDS encoding flagellin → MSTINTNLSSLNAQRNINKSSNELSTSMQRLSSGLRVNSAKDDAAGMSIATKMDSQIRGMSQASRNANDGISMMQTADGALSNISDALQRMRELAVQGANATNGTEEWSNIDTEIKALNTEIGRIASDTKFNGNALLTATAVSKDIQVGADSGQKITVSFGANTAYAGLQSTAVAVSDVTSASAAISAIDGALKALNTERASLGTAQNRMGYAISNLATSVENQSAAKSRITDTDYASETSKLSRAQILQQAGTAMLAQANSAPNSVMSLLRG, encoded by the coding sequence ATGTCGACGATCAATACCAACCTGTCCTCGCTGAACGCACAACGCAACATCAACAAGTCGTCCAACGAACTGTCCACCTCGATGCAACGCCTGTCGTCGGGCCTGCGCGTCAACAGCGCCAAGGACGACGCTGCCGGCATGTCGATCGCCACGAAGATGGATTCCCAGATCCGCGGCATGTCGCAAGCTTCCCGTAACGCCAACGACGGCATCTCGATGATGCAGACCGCCGACGGCGCACTGTCGAACATCTCGGACGCACTGCAGCGTATGCGTGAACTGGCTGTCCAGGGCGCGAACGCCACGAACGGCACCGAAGAATGGTCGAACATCGACACCGAAATCAAGGCACTGAACACCGAAATCGGCCGTATCGCTTCGGACACCAAGTTCAACGGTAATGCCCTGCTGACCGCGACCGCCGTGTCGAAGGACATCCAGGTCGGCGCCGACTCGGGCCAGAAGATCACCGTCAGCTTCGGCGCCAACACCGCCTACGCCGGCCTGCAATCGACGGCTGTCGCCGTCAGCGACGTGACCAGCGCATCGGCCGCCATCAGCGCCATCGACGGCGCCCTGAAGGCCCTGAACACCGAGCGCGCTTCGCTGGGTACCGCGCAGAACCGCATGGGCTACGCCATCAGCAACCTGGCTACCTCGGTCGAGAACCAGTCGGCAGCAAAGAGCCGCATCACCGACACCGACTACGCTTCGGAAACCAGCAAGCTGAGCCGTGCGCAGATCCTGCAGCAGGCCGGTACCGCGATGCTGGCCCAGGCCAACTCGGCACCGAACAGCGTGATGTCCCTGCTGCGCGGCTAA
- a CDS encoding tetratricopeptide repeat protein: protein MKKKQTPADRLFAAGLAAHQKGQLDAAFAQYEAALARDGRHFDTLHHIGILGYQSGNHELALQFMGEAISVNPNVSSVYSNLGNIFKAIGEHASALQSYTQALALSPGNVDALYNRGNVLQQLKRYEEALASYRRALELAPRDVAVWNNCASVLLELKRHEEALAACERALALDPSHAEALNNRGNILLDEGRHEEALDAYALARTRHPDYPDAGINYAKALRTLGRFDEALDTYDTLLERFPQAAEGWHGRANVLRHLRRRGEALENYQRAVELDAGSAVFRVSLGYLLIELGKMDSALKSLDIAIALDSTLTSAYNGRGIALQRLRRLEEAMASFDASLAIDPEYTDGLLNRANILQDMGRSEEALAAYDLVLALKGDSAAAWNNRGNAYEALRRYEDALGCFDKAIAIHPGYAPPHWNRALLNLQYGNLLDGWRGYEWRWNNEVLSCYAEKRDFTAPDWSGQESLAGKTILLWAEQGLGDTLQFCRYAAMVKARGAHVVLEVQKPLRGLLAGLPGVDQVIAKGDALPAFDYHSSLMSLPLAFGTELASIPAMRRYLQAEPARLAEWEARPGPRTRPRVGLVWSGNAQHANDHNRSIPFALLARLLELDCQFVSLQKEYRDADRDALDASPVVRMDAHLNDFSDTAALCELMDVVIAVDTSVAHLAGAGGKPLWVMLPQVADWRWLTVRTDSPWYPDARLFRQDKPGDWAGVIDAVKDALATQA from the coding sequence ATGAAGAAGAAGCAAACTCCGGCAGACCGCCTGTTCGCCGCCGGCCTCGCCGCGCACCAGAAGGGGCAGCTTGACGCCGCCTTTGCCCAGTACGAAGCCGCGCTGGCGCGCGATGGGCGCCATTTCGACACGCTGCACCACATCGGCATCCTCGGTTACCAGAGCGGCAACCACGAACTGGCCCTGCAATTCATGGGCGAGGCGATCAGCGTGAATCCGAACGTCTCTTCCGTGTATAGCAACCTCGGCAATATCTTCAAGGCGATCGGCGAGCACGCCTCCGCCCTGCAGAGCTATACCCAGGCGCTGGCGCTATCGCCGGGCAATGTCGATGCACTATATAACCGCGGTAATGTATTGCAGCAGTTGAAGCGCTACGAGGAGGCGCTGGCGAGTTACCGCCGTGCGCTCGAACTGGCACCGCGCGATGTCGCTGTCTGGAACAACTGCGCCTCGGTACTGCTGGAACTGAAGCGGCACGAGGAAGCCCTGGCCGCCTGCGAGCGCGCGCTGGCGCTCGACCCAAGCCATGCCGAAGCCCTCAACAACCGCGGCAACATCCTGCTGGACGAAGGCCGCCATGAGGAGGCGCTGGACGCCTATGCACTGGCACGCACGCGGCACCCGGACTATCCCGACGCCGGCATCAATTACGCCAAGGCCTTGCGCACGCTGGGCCGCTTCGACGAGGCACTGGACACCTACGACACCCTGCTGGAACGCTTCCCGCAGGCGGCCGAAGGCTGGCACGGCCGCGCCAACGTGCTGCGCCACCTGCGCCGCCGCGGGGAAGCACTGGAGAACTACCAGCGCGCGGTGGAGCTCGATGCCGGCTCGGCCGTGTTCCGCGTCAGCCTCGGCTACCTGCTGATCGAACTGGGCAAGATGGACAGCGCCCTGAAAAGCCTCGACATCGCCATCGCACTCGACAGCACGCTCACGTCGGCCTACAACGGCCGCGGCATCGCGCTGCAGCGCCTGCGCCGCCTCGAGGAAGCCATGGCCTCCTTCGACGCATCCCTCGCCATCGACCCGGAATACACCGATGGCCTGCTCAACCGCGCGAACATCCTGCAGGACATGGGCCGCAGCGAAGAGGCCCTGGCCGCCTACGACCTCGTGCTGGCACTGAAGGGCGACAGCGCCGCCGCCTGGAACAACCGCGGCAACGCCTACGAGGCACTGCGCCGCTACGAGGATGCCCTCGGCTGCTTCGACAAGGCCATCGCCATCCATCCCGGCTACGCGCCGCCGCACTGGAACCGCGCGCTGTTGAACCTGCAATACGGGAACCTGCTCGACGGCTGGCGCGGCTACGAGTGGCGCTGGAATAACGAAGTGCTGAGCTGCTATGCCGAAAAGCGCGACTTCACCGCGCCTGACTGGAGCGGCCAGGAATCGCTGGCCGGCAAGACCATCCTGCTGTGGGCCGAACAGGGCCTGGGCGACACGCTGCAGTTCTGCCGCTACGCCGCCATGGTCAAGGCGCGCGGCGCGCATGTCGTGCTGGAAGTGCAGAAGCCGCTGCGCGGCCTGCTGGCGGGCCTCCCCGGCGTCGACCAGGTCATCGCCAAGGGCGACGCGCTGCCCGCTTTCGACTATCACAGCTCGCTGATGTCGCTGCCGCTCGCCTTTGGCACCGAGCTCGCTTCGATCCCGGCGATGCGCCGCTACCTGCAGGCCGAGCCTGCGCGCCTGGCCGAGTGGGAAGCACGCCCGGGCCCGCGCACGCGGCCGCGCGTCGGCCTGGTCTGGAGCGGCAACGCCCAGCACGCCAACGACCACAACCGCAGTATCCCGTTTGCACTGCTGGCGCGTCTGCTGGAGCTCGACTGCCAGTTCGTCTCGCTGCAGAAGGAATACCGCGACGCCGACCGCGACGCCCTCGACGCCTCGCCGGTAGTGCGCATGGACGCGCACCTGAACGACTTTTCCGACACCGCCGCCCTGTGCGAACTGATGGACGTGGTCATCGCGGTCGACACCAGCGTGGCCCACCTGGCCGGCGCCGGCGGCAAGCCCTTGTGGGTGATGCTGCCGCAGGTGGCCGACTGGCGCTGGCTGACCGTGCGCACGGACTCGCCGTGGTACCCGGACGCGCGCCTGTTCCGCCAGGACAAGCCGGGCGATTGGGCCGGCGTGATCGACGCCGTGAAGGACGCGCTGGCAACCCAGGCCTAG
- a CDS encoding flagellar brake protein, which produces MQALHDAELENWHDFEVGSRREIVVLLRQIGEHKQLIRMKIKGEGDVCVTSVLDVDDDEGRFVLDRSIDPDQNRRILAASGLTCETYLDKIRILFSIDKVQEVEYEGGPALVADIPATLFRLQRREFYRMATPLTTPVPALLPMPLELGGGNATFPLADISCGGVALLDNRMVLNSTMGQTFTGCRIELPEIGTVTTSLQVRNALDVTMLNNKTSRRIGCMFVDISRANAAAVQRYITKLERERNARLRG; this is translated from the coding sequence ATGCAAGCACTACATGACGCGGAACTGGAAAACTGGCACGACTTCGAAGTGGGGTCGCGCCGCGAGATCGTCGTACTGCTGCGCCAGATCGGCGAACACAAGCAGTTGATTCGCATGAAGATCAAGGGCGAGGGCGACGTCTGCGTCACTTCGGTCCTCGACGTCGATGACGACGAGGGCAGGTTTGTTCTCGACCGCTCGATCGATCCGGACCAGAACCGCCGCATCCTGGCCGCAAGCGGCCTGACCTGCGAAACCTATCTCGACAAGATCCGCATCCTGTTTTCCATTGACAAGGTACAGGAAGTCGAATACGAGGGCGGCCCGGCTCTGGTGGCCGACATTCCTGCGACGCTGTTTCGCCTGCAGCGGCGCGAGTTCTACCGCATGGCCACGCCATTGACGACCCCGGTCCCGGCCCTGCTGCCGATGCCGCTCGAACTCGGTGGCGGCAACGCCACCTTTCCGCTGGCCGACATCAGCTGCGGCGGCGTCGCCCTGCTCGACAACCGCATGGTCCTGAATTCGACGATGGGCCAGACCTTCACAGGCTGCCGCATCGAGCTGCCGGAGATCGGCACCGTTACTACTTCGCTGCAGGTGCGCAACGCGCTGGACGTCACCATGCTCAACAACAAGACCAGCCGCCGGATCGGCTGCATGTTCGTCGATATTTCGCGGGCGAACGCGGCGGCTGTGCAGCGCTATATCACCAAGCTCGAGCGCGAACGGAATGCTCGGCTGCGGGGGTAG
- a CDS encoding flagellar protein FliT, producing the protein MMMTGQEVLSEYAAVADLTGQMLAAAEAGDWDHLVVLEQECTLHVNVLKREEAAVQLNPSNLCIKIDCIKRILADDRRIRDLTMPWMAHLSALINNSGTQRRLNNAYGSV; encoded by the coding sequence ATGATGATGACCGGCCAGGAAGTACTGTCCGAATACGCCGCCGTGGCCGACCTGACCGGGCAGATGCTTGCCGCCGCCGAAGCCGGCGACTGGGACCACCTGGTGGTCCTCGAGCAGGAGTGCACGCTGCACGTGAACGTGCTCAAGCGCGAGGAAGCGGCCGTCCAGCTGAACCCGTCGAACCTGTGCATCAAGATCGACTGCATCAAGCGCATCCTCGCCGACGACCGCCGCATCCGCGACCTGACCATGCCGTGGATGGCCCACCTGTCCGCCCTGATCAACAACTCCGGTACCCAGCGCCGCCTGAACAACGCCTACGGCAGCGTCTGA
- the fliS gene encoding flagellar export chaperone FliS, translated as MFGSMQRGVNAYAKVGLETSVISASPHKLIVMLYDGALVAVKSAANHMAAGHIAERGAAISKALDIINNGLRASLDKKAGGDIARNLDALYVYMTERLLMANLQNKAALLDEVQTLLTDLRDAWTQIGEKPAAPADAMSQYPVMASA; from the coding sequence ATGTTTGGATCGATGCAGCGCGGCGTCAACGCCTATGCCAAAGTAGGACTGGAAACCTCGGTGATTTCCGCCTCGCCCCATAAACTGATCGTCATGCTGTACGACGGCGCCCTGGTCGCCGTCAAGAGCGCCGCCAACCACATGGCGGCCGGCCATATCGCCGAACGCGGCGCCGCCATCTCGAAGGCCCTGGACATCATCAACAACGGCCTGCGCGCCAGCCTCGACAAGAAGGCCGGCGGCGACATCGCCCGCAACCTCGACGCGCTCTACGTCTACATGACCGAACGCCTGCTGATGGCCAACCTGCAGAACAAGGCTGCGCTGCTCGACGAAGTGCAGACCCTGCTGACCGACCTGCGCGACGCCTGGACCCAGATCGGTGAAAAGCCGGCCGCGCCCGCGGATGCCATGTCGCAGTATCCCGTGATGGCGAGCGCATGA
- a CDS encoding GGDEF domain-containing protein: MPEWRGTSGTAALACLNIDRFKRINEALGHLAGDAALVAVTRALEAELAPGDMLARTGNDEFALLIGTPGTPAELETRLNRLMHEVNHSVSWSGKEVAITCSIGFARFPRMATMPTACSAMRPPRCAMQKPGRRAHRAFLAWPAPRNWAGAWRSRASCGARSSVANCSCNTSRRSTCSAAGWPASRRCCAGAIRNTAWCRQRNSCRSPRKPA; encoded by the coding sequence ATGCCCGAGTGGCGCGGCACCAGCGGCACGGCCGCCCTCGCCTGCCTGAACATCGACCGCTTCAAGCGCATCAACGAGGCGCTCGGCCACCTGGCCGGCGACGCCGCGCTGGTGGCGGTGACGCGCGCGCTGGAAGCCGAACTCGCCCCCGGCGACATGCTGGCGCGCACCGGCAACGACGAATTCGCGCTCCTGATCGGGACGCCCGGCACGCCGGCAGAACTCGAAACGCGCCTGAACCGCTTGATGCACGAGGTCAACCACAGCGTGAGCTGGTCCGGCAAGGAAGTCGCCATCACCTGCAGCATCGGCTTTGCCCGCTTCCCCAGGATGGCGACGATGCCGACAGCCTGCTCGGCAATGCGGCCACCGCGATGCGCCATGCAAAAGCCTGGGCGGCGCGCGCATCGAGCATTTCTCGCCTGGCCAGCGCCACGGAACTGGGCCGGCGCATGGCGCTCGAGAGCCAGCTGCGGCGCGCGCTCGAGCGTGGCGAACTGTTCCTGCAATACCAGCCGAAGATCGACCTGCAGCGCGGCTGGCTGGCCGGCTTCGAGGCGCTGCTGCGCTGGCGCCATCCGGAATACGGCGTGGTGTCGCCAGAGGAATTCGTGCCGATCGCCGAGGAAACCGGCCTGA
- the fliE gene encoding flagellar hook-basal body complex protein FliE, which yields MNVGGIDSSRIESMMAQLKAAATRPAAPSLGAGALGGLGGPGAAPGVGVNEGASKVSFSDALKTSLEKVSESQNKAEELGQRFAMGDDSVSLSDTMIAMQKSSIAFQATVQVRNKLVSAYHEIMNMQV from the coding sequence ATGAACGTAGGCGGAATCGACAGCAGCCGGATCGAATCGATGATGGCGCAGCTGAAAGCGGCGGCAACCAGGCCGGCCGCGCCTTCGCTGGGCGCAGGCGCTTTAGGCGGCCTCGGCGGGCCTGGCGCCGCGCCTGGCGTGGGCGTCAACGAAGGCGCTTCGAAGGTCAGCTTTTCCGATGCGCTCAAGACTTCGCTCGAGAAGGTGAGCGAATCGCAGAACAAGGCCGAAGAGCTTGGCCAGCGCTTCGCCATGGGCGACGACAGCGTCAGCCTGTCGGACACGATGATCGCCATGCAGAAGTCGAGCATTGCCTTCCAGGCCACTGTGCAGGTGCGCAACAAGCTGGTGTCGGCGTATCACGAGATCATGAATATGCAGGTGTGA